A window of the Paenibacillus woosongensis genome harbors these coding sequences:
- a CDS encoding CBASS cGAMP-activated phospholipase → MRGENVPGCYRILAIDGGGIKGLYSAVILEEIEKVYGPVYQNFNLICGTSTGGIIALALASGMPASDIVRFYKEKGPSIFPYQNPFYRKIHYFKQILIKSKYSSNQLKLALEEVFQDKKIEDCKTSVLIPTVNVTTGSPYVFKSDHQPTLTRDSKRLLSEVALATTAAPTYFPIVELQTKEGPQQFVDGGLWANNPSLLGMQEYFTYYLNKGFDSYCLLSISSLNEHARFPEPHKVWKSKSFSSWGNKLISTMIDTQSFAVDNHMKFITKYLPGHYVRITSIELSDQEKKYIELDRACPAAISIMLDKGVQASKKWLFEDSVRKIFEYHNQEDEKYVKLS, encoded by the coding sequence TTGAGAGGTGAGAATGTGCCGGGATGTTATCGGATATTAGCTATAGACGGCGGAGGTATTAAAGGTCTTTATTCTGCTGTAATTCTAGAAGAGATTGAAAAAGTATACGGACCTGTGTATCAGAATTTCAATCTCATATGCGGCACATCAACTGGGGGAATTATTGCACTTGCATTGGCATCTGGCATGCCAGCGTCAGACATTGTGAGATTCTATAAAGAAAAAGGACCTTCTATATTTCCATATCAAAATCCATTCTATCGAAAGATTCATTATTTTAAACAAATATTGATCAAATCAAAGTATTCGAGCAATCAACTAAAATTGGCGCTCGAAGAAGTATTCCAGGATAAAAAAATAGAAGATTGCAAGACAAGTGTATTAATTCCAACAGTTAATGTTACCACAGGGTCACCTTATGTATTTAAATCAGACCACCAACCAACTTTAACAAGGGATAGTAAACGTCTCTTATCCGAAGTCGCACTTGCAACTACTGCTGCTCCCACTTACTTTCCGATTGTAGAGCTGCAAACAAAAGAGGGTCCGCAACAATTTGTTGATGGTGGACTCTGGGCCAATAACCCATCTTTATTGGGGATGCAAGAATATTTTACATACTACCTTAACAAGGGGTTTGATTCCTACTGTCTATTATCAATTTCATCTTTAAATGAGCACGCGAGATTTCCAGAGCCGCATAAGGTGTGGAAATCGAAATCGTTCAGTAGTTGGGGGAATAAGTTAATTTCCACTATGATCGATACACAGAGTTTCGCTGTCGACAATCACATGAAATTTATAACAAAATACTTACCGGGTCACTATGTTCGAATAACTAGTATAGAATTATCGGATCAAGAAAAAAAGTATATTGAGTTAGACCGTGCTTGTCCTGCCGCAATCAGCATTATGCTTGATAAAGGTGTTCAAGCGAGTAAAAAATGGCTGTTTGAAGATTCGGTCAGAAAAATCTTTGAATATCATAATCAGGAGGACGAG